The Sulfurospirillum halorespirans DSM 13726 genome has a window encoding:
- the nifV gene encoding homocitrate synthase, producing MIINDTTLRDGEQAPYVAFNTEEKIAIASALYLAGADELEVGIPAMGAKEQADIKEILALDLPLRIMSWNRATMCDLEASLSCGLKAVDLSIPVSDILIEAKFRGDKARLLKNLEEVLHVSRQEGIFACIGGEDSSRADLGFLKEVMELGKSVGANRFRYCDTVGIMRPHQIYEHISYLTSLNLLEIEMHTHNDFGMATANAISGLEAGAMSVNTTVIGLGERAGNASFEQVLMSLAHLFGEERIINPDALKHVVQLVEKASNQSISAAMPIVGKNIFSHESGIHVNGMIKHEKAYEAFTPQSVGMTRSYPIGKHSGSSTLLFHLRAMGYEPENEVINKMLPQVREMVTNRKKVLNKKELKALYIASKAG from the coding sequence GAAGAGAAAATCGCCATTGCTTCCGCACTTTATCTAGCAGGTGCGGACGAGCTTGAAGTGGGTATTCCTGCGATGGGGGCGAAAGAGCAAGCCGATATTAAAGAGATATTAGCCCTTGATCTGCCTCTTCGCATTATGAGTTGGAATCGTGCCACGATGTGTGACCTTGAAGCTTCACTCTCGTGTGGTTTAAAAGCCGTTGATCTCTCTATTCCCGTATCGGACATTCTCATCGAAGCCAAATTTCGAGGCGACAAAGCACGGCTCTTAAAAAATCTCGAAGAGGTTTTACATGTAAGCCGCCAAGAGGGTATTTTTGCCTGCATTGGTGGCGAAGATAGTTCCAGAGCCGATCTCGGATTTTTAAAAGAGGTGATGGAGCTAGGTAAAAGTGTTGGAGCCAACCGTTTTCGTTACTGCGACACCGTGGGCATCATGCGTCCGCATCAAATTTATGAGCACATCTCCTACCTCACGAGCCTTAACCTTTTAGAGATCGAGATGCATACGCACAATGACTTTGGTATGGCAACGGCGAATGCCATCAGTGGACTCGAAGCGGGCGCTATGAGCGTCAACACCACCGTCATTGGACTGGGTGAACGCGCTGGTAATGCGAGTTTCGAGCAAGTGTTGATGAGCCTTGCTCACCTCTTTGGCGAAGAGCGCATCATCAATCCAGACGCACTGAAGCATGTGGTTCAACTGGTCGAAAAAGCCTCAAATCAAAGCATCTCTGCGGCGATGCCAATTGTGGGTAAAAACATCTTTTCGCATGAATCTGGCATCCATGTCAATGGTATGATTAAGCATGAAAAAGCCTACGAAGCCTTTACCCCACAAAGTGTGGGGATGACACGAAGTTATCCGATAGGCAAGCATTCAGGCAGTTCAACGCTTCTCTTTCATCTACGCGCCATGGGTTATGAGCCTGAAAACGAAGTCATCAATAAAATGCTTCCCCAAGTGCGTGAAATGGTCACAAATCGTAAAAAAGTTCTTAACAAGAAGGAGCTAAAAGCGCTCTATATCGCTTCAAAAGCGGGATAA